Proteins co-encoded in one Lynx canadensis isolate LIC74 chromosome C1, mLynCan4.pri.v2, whole genome shotgun sequence genomic window:
- the UGT1A1 gene encoding UDP-glucuronosyltransferase 1A1, which translates to MAARSRGPRPLVLSLLLCALNPLLSQGGKLLLVPVDGSHWLSLFGVIQRLHQRGHDVVVIAPEASVYIKEGAFYTLKSYPVPFRREDVEASFTGLGLGVFEKKPFLQRVVETYKRVKKDSALLLSACSHLLYNEELMASLAESGFDAMLTDPFLPCGPIVALRLALPVVFFLHSLPCGLDFQGTRCPSPPSYVPRVLSLNSDHMTFLQRVKNMLILVSEGFLCNVVYSPYASLASEVLQKDVTVQDLMGSASVWLFKSDFVKDYSRPIMPNMVFIGGINCASKKPLSQEFEAYVNASGEHGIVVFSLGSMVSEIPKEKAMEIADALGKIPQTVLWRYTGTPPPNLAKNTILVKWLPQNDLLGHPKARAFITHSGSHGIYEGICNSVPMVMLPLFGDQMDNAKRMETRGAGLTLNVLEMTSEDLANALKAVINDKSYKENIMRLSSLHKDRPIEPLDLAVFWVEFVMRHKGAPHLRPAAHDLTWYQYHSVDVIGFLLAIVLGVVFITYKCCAFGCRKCFGKKGRVKKSHKSKTH; encoded by the exons ATGGCAGCGAGGTCCCGGGGGCCACGTCCGCTTGTGCTGAGCCTGCTGCTGTGTGCCCTGAATCCCCTTCTGTCCCAGGGCGGGAAGCTGTTGTTGGTCCCAGTGGACGGCAGCCACTGGCTGAGCTTGTTCGGGGTCATCCAGCGGCTGCACCAGCGGGGACACGACGTAGTGGTCATAGCTCCTGAGGCCTCCGTGTACATTAAAGAAGGAGCGTTTTACACCTTGAAGAGCTACCCCGTCCCATTCCGGAGGGAGGACGTGGAAGCGTCTTTTACTGGTCTCGGGCTCGGGGTTTTTGAGAAGAAGCCTTTCCTGCAGCGTGTGGTCGAGACATACAAGAGGGTCAAGAAGGACTCTGCTCTGCTTTTGTCTGCCTGCTCCCACTTACTGTACAATGAGGAGCTGATGGCCTCCCTGGCGGAAAGCGGCTTCGATGCCATGTTGACAGACCCTTTCCTTCCTTGTGGCCCCATCGTGGCCCTGCGCCTGGCACTGCCTGTCGTGTTCTTCTTGCACTCACTGCCATGCGGCCTAGATTTTCAAGGTACCCGCTGCCCCAGCCCACCATCCTATGTGCCCAGGGTTCTGTCCCTTAACTCAGATCACATGACTTTCCTACAGCGGGTGAAGAACATGCTCATTCTTGTGTCAGAGGGCTTCCTGTGCAATGTGGTTTATTCCCCATATGCGTCACTTGCTTCGGAAGTCCTTCAGAAAGATGTGACTGTCCAGGACCTTATGGGCTCCGCATCGGTCTGGCTTTTCAAAAGTGACTTTGTAAAGGATTACTCCAGGCCCATCATGCCCAACATGGTTTTTATTGGTGGGATCAACTGTGCCAGCAAAAAGCCACTGTCCCAG GAATTTGAAGCCTATGTTAATGCTTCTGGAGAACATGGAATTGTGGTGTTCTCTTTGGGCTCCATGGTCTCAGAGATTCCCAAGGAGAAAGCTATGGAGATTGCTGATGCTTTGGGCAAAATACCTCAGACA GTCCTGTGGCGGTATACTGGCACTCCACCACCAAATCTTGCGAAGAACACAATACTTGTCAAGTGGCTTCCCCAAAATGATCTGCTTG GTCACCCGAAGGCTCGTGCCTTCATCACACATTCTGGCTCCCATGGCATATACGAGGGGATATGCAACAGCGTTCCCATGGTGATGCTGCCCTTATTTGGTGATCAGATGGACAACGCGAAGCGCATGGAGACCCGGGGGGCTGGATTGACCTTGAACGTCCTGGAAATGACTTCTGAAGATTTAGCAAATGCCCTAAAAGCTGTCATCAATGACAAAAG CTACAAGGAGAACATCATGCGCCTGTCCAGCCTGCACAAGGACCGGCCCATCGAGCCCCTGGACCTGGCTGTGTTCTGGGTCGAGTTCGTGATGAGGCACAAGGGGGCCCCGCACCTGCGCCCTGCAGCCCACGATCTCACCTGGTACCAATACCACTCTGTGGACGTGATCGGCTTCCTCCTGGCCATTGTGCTGGGCGTTGTCTTCATCACGTACAAATGCTGCGCCTTCGGCTGCCGGAAGTGCTTTGGGAAAAAAGGACGAGTTAAGAAATCTCACAAGTCTAAGACACActga